AAAATTTCCACAAATAACCGGCACCGGATGAGAAATCCAAATCGTTCTCACTGTTGAGAAAGAGCAGCAATCGCATCCCCAGGATCACCAACATGGAAGGAAATGTCACGAAACGACCTTCAACAAATGTCCTTCGAAAGGTGAGTAGAGATGTGGCCATATCAGAAAAGCTGAATGTTGTAGTGGCTATCGCAGGTCAAATCCAATATCTTTTCGAAAGGTGCACTTCTCAAAACAGATCTTTGAGATCGATTGGTAGGATCGCAAGAGCGCTTCATCCATGCTCTTTCCGTAGGAGGTGACAGCCAACACACGACCGCCGGCGGTGACCACATGGTGATCTTCCATCCTTGTGCCGGCATGGAACAGAATACTGTCGGTCACCTCTTCCAGGCCCAGAATCTCTTTACCCTTCTCATAAGACCCGGGATACCCCCCCGAGACCATCATCACCGTCACAGCCGTTCGGTCGTCAATCTCCAGCTTCTTTCGGTCGAGAGTCTCAGTCGTGACCCCAATAAAGAGATCAAGAAGGTCAGACTTGATGAGCGGCATCACCACTTCTGTTTCCGGATCGCCCATGCGTACATTGTACTCAATCACCTTTGGCTCTCCCTCTACCTTGATCAGGCCCAGGAAAATGAAACCCTTGTATTCTATCTTTTCTTTGTTGAGGCCCAAAATGGTAGGCTCAACGATACGGGTACGAACTTTCTCCATAAATGCCTCATCGGCAAAGGGTACAGGTGACACTGCACCCATGCCGCCGGTATTGAGTCCTGTGTCACCCTCGCCAATCCGCTTGTAGTCCTTGGCTACAGGCAGAATCTTATAGGAGCTGCCATCGGTCAATACAAACACTGAGCACTCTATACCTGAAAGAAACTCCTCAATGACCACCTTGCTGCCTGCCTTTCCGAACTTGCCATCCAATATCTCCCGAAGCATCTGTTTCGATTCATGCAAATCATCCAGAATCAGCACCCCCTTGCCGGAAGCCAGCCCATCGGCTTTCAACACATAGGGTGAGGAAAGAGAATCAAGAAATGTATCCCCCTCAGCAATGTTCTCAGGAGTCACAGTAAGATAACGCGCCGTAGGGATCTGGTGTCGCATCATGAAGTTCTTGGCAAAATCCTTACTCCCCTCCAGTTGGGCTCCTTTCTTGGAGGGACCGATTACGGCGATGTGACAAATATCCTCATCGTCACGGAAAAAATCAAAGACACCTTCCACCAACGGGTCCTCCGGACCTACAACAATCATGTCGATGTCATGCTCCAGAGCAAATCGCTTCATCTCAACAAAGTCTGTCACTGCAAAGGGCACATTGGTCCCCAACTGGGCCGTCCCTGCGTTGCCGGGAGCAATGTAGAGATTGTTCAGGTAACTGCTTTTACGTATTTTCCACGCCATGGCGTGTTCACGGCCTCCGGAGCCTAGAAGAAGAACATTCATAACCTCAGTGAATCCTTTATGAAATTAATAACCACTGCCCTTGCAGCAATAAGCGGGCAACAATGCACAAAGCTACTAAAAAAATTCAAAAATGCATCCAGCAGCTTTGAAAAAAGAACCACCATTCACCCTAAAACCGCTATCTTTGCATTTCAAAAAAAACTCAATGATGGTTCAAAATAGAATTTGTACTCTTTTAGGCATCCGTTACCCAATCATACAGGGGGGCATGGTGTGGTGCAGCGGCTGGAAACTTGCCGCGGCGGTGAGCAATGCAGGAGGTCTGGGGCTGATCGGTTCAGGCTCTATGCACCCTGACATGTTGCGTGAACACATTACCAAATGCAGAATGGCCACCAAGAATCCCTTTGGTGTAAATATACCCCTGATGTATCCGCAGATTGAGGAGATCATGCAGATTGTCATCGATGAAAAGGTGCCGGTGGTCTTCACCTCCGCGGGTAATCCGAAGAGTTGGACTGCCACCCTTAAAAAACAAGGGATCACGGTGGTACACGTGGTTTCAAGCTCCCGATTCGCAAGCAAGGCTGCAGAGGCCGGCGTCGATGCCATCGTCGCAGAAGGCTTTGAAGCAGGGGGCCACAACGGACGCGAGGAGACCACCACCCTCACCCTAATACCACAGGTACGTGCTGCAACAGGACTCCCCTTGATTGCTGCCGGCGGTATTGCCACCGGTGCAGGGATGGCGGCAGCCTTCGCCCTCGGATCCGAAGGGGTGCAGGTGGGTACCCGTTTCGCTCTCACTGTTGAAAGCTCCGCCAGCGATGCCTTCAAGCAGCGTTGCATCGAACTGAACGAAGGGGATACCCTTCTCTCACTGAAGAAGGTGAGTCCCACACGACTGGTTAAAAATGAATTCTTCCAACAGGTGCAAGAACTGGAGGAGAGGGGAGCCTCGGCTGATGAGCTTCGTGAATTGCTGGGACGTGGACGTGCAAAAAAAGGCATCTTCGAAGGTGATCTGACAGAAGGCGAGCTTGAGATAGGGCAGATAGCCTCTCATATCCGTGAGATTCTCCCCGCCGGCGAGGTAGTACGCAGCATGATGGAGGAGTACCACCAGACACTGAAACATTTGTCGGCACAAACATTCGCCTGACAAGGGATCAAGAGATAAAACCTAAACCAAAACTCGGTACCGTAATATGACATTGTTCAGAAGGTCTCTCATATTATTGTTCTTCGCATTGACATCGTTCCACTCAGAGTCAGTTGCACAGCAAACAAAGAATTTCTCACTGGAAGAGCTGATACCAGGAGGGAATGATTATAATCGCTTTACCGCACGCATTCCCGGTTCATACCATTGGCATGGCAACCGCCTGATGGTAACGGAAAGGGACACTGTATGGGAAGTGATCAACCCAACCGGAAGAATCAGCAAAAAGATGTGGCTCACCTTCGATGAGTTATCTTCCGACGCGAGGCTTGGGGAGGAACAGGTGACAAGGATCTCCTTTCAGGAAGAGGAAGGCGATGCTGCCATCCTAACCACCGGCAACGGGATCGCTACCCTAAATCCAAAGCAAAAAAAAATAGAGACCGTATTCAGCTTCCCGGAAAAGAGTGCCAACCATACCCTCTCTCCCTCGGGCCATCACCTTGCCTTCACGAAGTCCAACAATCTCTACCTGCTCGACAGCGCGGGCAAGGTCTCAACAGTCACAAACGACTGTGACAAAGGGATCGTAAACGGTCAGTCGGTTCACCGCAACGAGTTTGGTATCAACAGCGGTATCTTCTGGTCGCCCGATGGCAGCATGTTGGCTTTCTACCGGATGGACGAACGAATGGTGAGCGACTACCCACTGGTGGACGCCTCATCCAGGGTGGCAGAGGCGAAGCCGGAGAAATACCCCATGGCAGGTATGAGCAGCCACGAGGTCACCATAGGCATTTACAACATCCTTGAGAATAAGACCATATGGCTCAAAACAGGTGAGCCGTCTGACCATTATCTCACCAATATCGCCTGGAGTCCGCGTGGGGAAGCACTTTATGTTGCACATCTCAACCGCGGTCAGGACACCATGCAGCTGAAGCGATACAACAGCACGACGGGAGAGAATGAACTCACCCTTTTCGAAGAAACAGATCCCAGATATGTGGAGCCGGAGAATCCGGTACTCTTCGTGCGAGGCAGAGATGACCTTTTCATCTGGCAAAGTGAGCGTAGCGGATACAATCATCTTTATCTTTACGACACTGATGGCAACATGTTGAAGCAACTCACCGACGGTAACTGGGAGGTGACAGAAATCACAGGTTTTGACGAGAATGGTGAAAACCTCTTTTTCATCTCTACCCTACCCTCTCCCATCGACCGCCACATCTGCAGCGTCAACCTCACAAGCGGAAAGATCACACAGCACACCACACTCCCCGGAACACATAGTGCAAAGCTCAGCAGCTCCGGGCGCTACCTGATTGACCGCCACACGGCTCACGGCAACCCAGGCCGAACAGACCTCCTCGACAACCGCACCGGTAAGATTACACCACTGAATGCCGCCGTTGACCCCTTCGCCGGCTATTGCATGCCCACTGTTGAAGCAGGCACCCTAAAAGCGGCCGACGGGGTGAGTGACCTCTGGTATCGCATGGTGAAACCGGCCAACTTTGACAGCACAAAGAGATACCCGGTTGTTGTATATGTCTACGGGGGGCCCCACTCACAGCTGGTGAGCAACCGCTGGCGCTACGGCTCCGGTGGATGGGAAACCTACATGGCACAAAAGGGCTTTATCATCTTCGTAATGGACAACCGCGGCACATCATACAGGGGAAAGGCGTTCGAACAGGTCACCCACCGTCGCTTGGGAGTCGTGGAAAGCGAAGACCAGCTGAAAGGGGTGGAATACCTACGTTCGCTGCCTTACGTGGATAGTGACAGAATGGGCATCCACGGATGGAGTTATGGCGGCTTTATGACCATCAACATGCTGTTGCGTTACCCCGGACTTTTCAGGGTGGGAGTGGCCGGTGGTCCTGTGATCGACTGGAAATATTACGAGGTGATGTATGGAGAGCGTTACATGGACACACCGCAGGAAAATCCGGAAGGATACAGGGAGAGCAGCCTGCTCAACAGAGCCGGTGATTTGCAATCACGCCTGCTGATGATCCACGGCGATGAAGACCCTACGGTGGTGATGCAGCACACCCTTCAGTTCCTGAAAGAAAGCATTCAGGCAGGCACCCACCCCGACCTCTTCCTCTACCCGGGACATGGACACAACATGATCGGCCACGACAGGGTACACCTCCATGAACATATCACCCGTTATATTGAGGATTTTATCGACAGGACCAAGCCGTAGCAATTCCTGAAAAAGTTGCTATCTTTGCATTCAGCTATGCAATACAAATTATTTCCACCGGAGCGTTTTTCCTTCTTCAGCCTGAGCAGCGGCAGCTGCGGCAACTGCTACTACCTGGGCAACAACCGCTACGGCATATTGATTGATGCGGGATTGGGGCCGCGAGTCATCAAAAAGCGACTGGCACAGCATGGCGTGGAGCTATCTTCCATCATGGCGATACTGATCACACACGACCATTATGACCACATCAAGTCGGCAGGCTACCTGGGAGAGAAGATGTACATACCGGTTTACGCCACCCGTGAGGTACACCGCGGCATTGACGCCTGCCCCATGATCAGCAACCGATTGAACGGCTCCGCCAGATATATCGAGAAGGGAACACCCTTTCAGATCGAAGATCTCCGCATCACCGCTTTCGATGTGCCACACGACAGCAACGACAATGCCGGATACCTCATTGAGTTTGCAGGCCAGAAGCTGATTATCGCCACCGACGTCGGTACAATCACCGATGAAGTGACACGTTATGCAGCACAGGCAAACCACCTTGTGATTGAAAGCAACTACGACGAGGATCTGCTCATGAACGGCCGCTATCCGGTCTACCTGAAAAAGCGAATCTCCTCAGGCGCAGGCCACCTGAGCAACCGCCAGGCCGCTGAATTTCTGGCAGATCTTTTCCATGAGGAGTTGCGCAACATCTGGCTCTGCCACCTCAGCGGCGACAACAACAACCCACAGCTGGCCTACAGCACCATCAAAGATCATCTCACCCGCAATGGCATTGAGGTGGGGCAAAAGCTGGCACTCCGGGTGTTTGAGAGAAACATATTGTCCGATAAAATCGAACTCTGAACAATGTCCCTATCCCCGATACTCCTCTTTACATACAACCGTCCCGAGCACACAAGGTTGACACTTGAGGCACTGAGGAAAAACCACCTCAGCGACAGGAGCAGGTTGTATATCTTTTCCGATGGTTACAGGAATGAAACAGACAGGGAGGAGGTGATGAAAGTACGTGAACTGATCCGTTCAGTGGAGGGTTTTGCTTCGATTCACATTGAAGAACGAACAGAAAACGTGGGCCTTGCCCGCAACATCATTGAAGGTGTCACGGGTGTCGTAAACGAGCATGGAAAGGTGATCGTCCTGGAAGATGACCTGATCACATCTCCCTACTTCCTCACCTTCATGAACGACGTCCTGGAGCGATATGAGCAGGAGGAGAAGATTGCCCATGTTCAGGGCTTTTGTTTCCCGCTGCTTGATTTGCCCGATGCCTTCCTGATCAAATGGACCGGCAGCTGGGGGTGGGCTACCTGGAAGCGGGCATGGGATATCTTCAACCCCGATGGGGAGGCACTCCTGTCGGAGATAATGAAGAAAAAACTGAACAGGGAGTTTGACTTCAACGACAACTATCCCTTCACCCGCATGCTCCGCAGGCAGGTAAACGGAGAGAACGACTCGTGGGCCATCCGTTGGAATGCATCCCTCTTTCTGAAGAACAAGCTCTCGGTGAACGCCGGCAAGTCGCTGGTACAGAACATCGGATTCGATGGGAGCGGGCGCCACAGTGGACGTGACGTGATCTACACAACCCCGCTCCACATGTCAGCGCTGAGCAGCGAGATCCCAAGGATAGAGGAGAACAAGGCTGTAAGAAAGTCATTCGAGAAATATTACATGCGCACAAACTCTCTCCTGGCAAAAGGGGTCAGAAGAATTAAAAGGATATTAAGAGTCTGAGACCATATGAAAATCCTGCTCATCAACACATCCGACATCAGAGGAGGTGCCGCCATCGCCGCCTTCCGGCTGATGAACGCTCTCAACGCCAATGGTCAGCATGCGAAGTTGATGGTGCGGGAAAAGCTGTCAGACAATGACAATGTGGTTCAGGTGGGAGGTAACCTGGCAAACCGTTGGAACTTTATAGCAGAGAGAACCCGTATCTTTGCTCACAACCGCTTCTCACGCAAAAACCTGTTTGATGTGTCAATTGCCGACAGAGGGCTCTCCATTGTGAATCACCCTCTTTTCAGGGATGCCGATGTGATTCACCTGCACTGGATCAACCAGGGGATGCTCTCGCTAAAAGAGATTGGCAGGATCCTAGCCTCAGGGAAGAAGGTGGTCTGGACCATGCATGACATGTGGCCCTTCACCGGCATCTGTCATCATGCGGCCGGTTGCGACCACTATGAGAGCAGCTGCGGGAGGTGTCCCTACCTGGCGGCACCGTCACAAAAGGATCTCTCCCATGAGCGTTTCCGAATCAAACAAAACACCTATGCCCATGGGAAAATCACCTTCGTCGCCTGCAGCCATTGGTTGAAAGAGTTGGCCGAAAAAAGTCCCCTTACCCGGGGGCACCAACTCCTATCGATTCCCAATCCAATTGACACAACGCGCTACCGACCAATGGACAAAAAGGAAATGCGAGACAGGTTGGGACTTCCGCAGGAAAAGAAACTCCTGCTCTTTGCTGCGGCGAAAGCTTCCGATTCACGCAAGGGCACCCGCTACCTTGCCGAAGCCAGCCAGATACTGGCAGCGCAGAGAAACGATATCCACATGCTCATCGCGGGCAACCAGGCTGAAGAGATGCTTCAGCAGCTGGCCCTGCCTGCAACCGCTTTGGGCTATGTGAACCCAGATGATATGCCTGCCCTCTACAACGCTGCCGACCTCTATGTAACACCCTCACTGCTCGAGAACCTGCCCAACACCATCATGGAAGCGATGGCCTGTGGCACCCCCTGCGTGGGATTCAACACGGGGGGCATCCCGGAGATGATTGATCACCGGGTGAATGGATATGTAGCTCGTTACAGGGATGCAGCCGATCTGGCTGAGGGGATTGTATGGTCATTGGGGGAATCTGTTTGGTCGGATCTTTCCCAAAGCGCATCTGCTAAAACCACCCTGCACTACGACGCATCTGTCGTTGTATATCAATACATTGACACATATCATGCATAAGCTATCCGTCATTACCGTTACCTTCAATGCGGCCACCACGCTGGAGCGAACCCTGCGTAGCGTGGGCGAGCAGTCCTGGCCCCATCTCGAGCACATGGTGATCGACGGGGGGTCGGACGACGGTACCCTGGAGCTGATCAACGGGCAGCAGCATGAGCGGCTGCATTGGGTAAGTGAACCGGACAAGGGGCTCTACGACGCGATGAACAAAGGGGCTGCCATGGCGACGGGCGATTACCTATGCTTCCTGAACGCCGGTGACACCTTCTTTGCGGCCGACAGCGTGGAACAGATAATGAGCACCTTTGATGAGGCATCGGCACCCGATATCATCTACGGTGAGACCGCCATCGTGGACGATGCCGGAACCTTCCTCCATATGCGGCGGCTGAAAGCACCGGATAATCTTGGATGGAAGAGCTTCCGACAAGGTATGGTGGTCTGTCACCAGGCCTTTATCGTGAAACGAGAGCTGTTCGAACCCTATGACCTGGCCTATCACTACTCATCCGATTTCGACTGGAGCATCCGGATGATGAAAAAGGCGAAAACAATCCACAACAGCCGGCTGACACTGATCAACTACCTCAACGAGGGGATGACCACCCGCAACCGAAAGGCATCGCTGAAAGAGCGCTACCGCATCATGGCACTCCATTACGGTCGGCTCTCCACCTTCGCCCATCACCTCTGGTTCATTGTCAGGGCACTGGTGAAATAGTTCAATGTTTAATTGTTTGTATGCTTGTAAGTTTGATGTTCTGTTAATAACTGAATGCTGACAGCTGACAACTGACAACTAATAGCTAAAAAAATATGTCCCGACGAAAACTGAAACTGGAAGAGCTCAACCGCATCAGCGTGGAGGAGTTCCATGAAGCTGAGAAGATACCACTGACGGTGGTGTTGGACAACGTGCGAAGCCAGCACAACATCGGCTCGGTGTTTCGTACCGGTGATGCTTTCCGGGTGGAGGAGATCCTGTTGTGCGGCATCACCGCCACTCCCCCCAATGCAGAAATTCACAAGACCGCCCTTGGTGCGGAAGATTCGGTGCAATGGCGCTATATAGATGAGACGCTCACCGCCGTGCGGCTGTTGCAGGAGAGTGGGTATATTGTCTACGCGGTGGAGCAGGCAGAGAAAAGCCTCTCACTGGCGCAAGTGAAGTTACAAACGGACAAAAAATATGCCGTGGTCCTCGGTCACGAGGTACACGGCGTGCAGCAGGCGGTGGTCGATGCCTGCGACGGCTGCATCGAGATCCCACAATATGGCACCAAGCATTCGCTCAACGTCTCGGTTGCAACCGGAATCGTGATATGGGATTTCTTCCGGCAGCTGAGTCGCTGAAAGCGCTTCAGCACCTCATCCTAAGAAAACCTCACCCAGCTAAGCGATGCAACGCAATCACTCCTCCCACCGTTTGAGGGTGAGGCGCTCCCCGTCAAATTCCGCATAGGAGAAATAGGTGATCCAGTCGCCCAGGATGACAACCTGCGACTTGTCTGCAATGGGCAGATCCAGCAGGATATGACGATGTCCGAATATGAAGTAGTTGATGCCGGGGTTCTCCTTCAATTTCTCTTTGGAAAAGAGGACCAGATGCTCCCTCTCCTCCCCCAGATACTCCTGCACACCGCCATAGAGACGGCTGCTGTTGGACCAGGCATGGGCTAGTGGGATGGTCAACCCGGGATGGACTGCCGAAAAGCAGCGTCGAAGAAAGCGACTGTGGAATATCTTGCGCAGCAGGTGAAAGGATCGGGAATCATCTCCCAGTCCGTCGCCGTGGGCAAGAAAAAAACGCTTGCCATCGATATCGGTGACCAGCGGTTCAAAGTGAAGGATCAGGCCGCACTCCACCGAGAGGTAATCCGTGAGCCAGATATCGTGATTGCCGATGAAGAAGTGAATCTCCACTCCCGAATCGGTCAGCTCCGCAAGCTTCCCCAGCAGGCGGGTGTATCCCTTTGGCACCACGTAACGGTACTCGAACCAGTAATCGAAGATATCACCCAGCAAGTAGATCGCCCGTGCATCTTTCCGCACGCTCTTCAACCAGCGGCAGAGGCGGCGTTCGGTCTCCCGGCTGTCGGGGTGCGACTTCGATCCCAGATGGGCATCCGATAGAAAATAGATTTTGTTCTTCACCTGACTCAGTTTCCCTATTTCCCGGTCACATCATCCCCAGTTCAAACAGTGCTTCCTCGCTCATCATCGAGCGGTCCCACGGCGGATCGAAGGTGAGGTTGATGTCCACCTTGTTCACCTCCTCGATCGACTCCACTTTCATCTGAACATCCATCAGAATGAAATCGGCCGCCGGGCAGGCGGGAGAAGTGAAGGTCATCTCGATGGTAACGTTGTTGTAGTCATCTACATCCACATCGTAGATCATGCCCAGGTCATATATGTTTACGGGGATCTCAGGGTCATAAACTGTCTTGAGCATCACCACAATCTTATCCTGTAGTTCTTGTAATTCTTCGTTCATATGCATTCACATTTCTGATTAAACCGTTTAACCGGCATATTGTTTAGCTGCCTCAGATGATTCCCTCATCGGCAAAGCTGTAATAGCTGTCACCGCAGACGATGATGTGATCCAGCAGCGTGATGTCCATCCACTGGGCAGCCTCTTTCAGCTTCCGGGTGATCTGCGTGTCCTGGGGACTGGCGGTGCAGTTGCCCGAAGGATGGTTGTGACCCAGTAGGATGCCGGAGGCGTAATGCCCCAGCGCCTCACGGAGGATCAGGCGGATGTCGACCACCGTGCCCGAGATACCGCCGCGACTCACCTGGAGGGTGTTGAGCACCTTGTTGGAGCGGTCGGTGAGCAGCGCCCATGTCTCCTCGTGATTCAGGTCACAGAGGATCGGGTAGAAGTGCTCATAGGCATCGCGCGAAGAGGTGATCTTCTGCCGCTCAACCGCCTCAGCCGATCGTCTGCGACGCCCAAGCTCCAGGGCGGCAATCACGGAAACAGCCTTCGCCTCGCCGATGCCGCGGTATTGCTTTACCAGGTCGTTGACACCCATCCGGCCCAGCCGGTTGAGGTCGTTACCGGTATCCAGCAGGATTCGCCTGCCCAGTTCAACGGCACTCTCCTGGTCATTCCCCGAACCGATCAGTATGGCGATCAGCTCCGAGTCGGAGAGTGCGGCAACACCCTTGAGCAGCAGTTTCTCCCGCGGCCGGTCTTCTTCTGCCCACTGCTTGATGCTTAACTTGCTCATAATAGATTCTTTTGAGAAGTCAGACAGGACAAAAATACAAAGAAAATTCAGGAAACAGCTACAAATCAGCTGATAAAAATTGATTCAACAGCAAATTAATCGATCACATTCCTTCTTCCCGGGAAGAGCTTCGAAAGGAGGAGGAAGCAGATGGCAGCAGCCGTGATGCCGAAGATGTTGGGATCAAGTCCGTAGGGCAGCTTCACCGACAGCAGGGTGAGGGTTAGCGTGGTGGCCCCACCGGTGATCATGGACCAGAAAGCACCGGTGGCACTGCCCCTTTTGGTGAAGAAAGCACCCAGCACCGGTACAAAGAGACCGCTCACCATGAAGGCGTAGGAGTGAAGCATCAACTCCAGCACGTTCTCCATCCGCAGGGCGATGAGCAATCCCAGCAGTCCGATCCCCAGGGTGATCAGCTGCGACTGGATCAGACGGGCCCGTTTGCTCTTGGGCAGTGGTCTGATCTTCTTCAGGATATCGCTTTCGATGTTGCCGGAAGCTGCCATTATACAGCTGTCGGCAGTGGACATCACCGCGGAGAAGTAGGCCGCCATCATCAATCCCATCAGCCCCACCGGCAGGATGGTGCGCAACAACAGTGGCAACCCCATCTCGGCATCCATCATCTCACCGGGTGCAAAGCCCATGTAGGCGAACATGCCATTCTCGAACGCCACCCGGGCAAACAGCCCCAGGATCACACCCATGAAGGCCATGATGGGCCACTCAAAAGCGCCGGCGATGTACCACGCTTTCTGTGCTTCTTTGGGTGTGCGGGTGGCATAGATCCGCTGGTAGAGGGTCATCCCCACGAACCAGATGGGGATGATGGTCACCGCCCAGTTGAGGATGGTGGGCCAGCCGATGTTGTTGAGTTTCAGGAACTCCTCCGGCAGTGTAGCGCGGATTGCCTCCATCCCGCCGATGGCATGGTAGCCCAGTGGGATGCCGATCAGGATCAATCCCGCCAGCAGGATGATCCACTGCACCACATCGGTATAGATCACCGCCTTTAGCCCACCCATGGCGGTGTAGGCGACGGCGATCACCCCCATGAAGATGAGCGCGGTGGTCATGTCGAGCCCCTCAAAGGTGGCGGATGCCAGCTTGGCACCGGCCAACAGCTGGGAGCTGGTAAAACCGATGTAGCCCACCGCGGAGATGATGCCGGCCAGCAATGCCACGCGGGGGCTGTAGAAGAACTCGAACAGCTGCGGGAAGGTGTAGAGCTTCAATCTTTTCGACAGCTTGCCCGCCTTGGGGATCAGGAAGACTGCACTCAGCCAGGCACCGAGCAGTCCCGTGAAAAGCATCCAGGAGCCGGAGAGGCCCATCAGGAAGCCCAGCCCCCCCAGGCCAATGGAGAAGCCGCCCCCCACGTCGGTAGCTACCACCGAGAGGCCGATCACAGAGCTGCCCATCGATCGGCCCCCCACGTAATAGTCGTCGGCGTTCTTGTTCTTTCTCAAAAAATAGATTCCAATGCCCAGCACGAAGAGCATATAGACAATGAAAATCAGGATGTCGATTGTATGCATAACAGTTTGGTTAGCTGCGATGAGAACAATGTGGAAAACAGAGGCAGCAAGGGTTAAAAAAAGAGGTTATTCCTTATTCAGCAATATATTACTGAGAGATATCTGTCTGCAAATCTATACAAAAATGGAGAGAATGGCAAATAGTGATTCCCGATGTGGCTTGTCGAGTCAGACATATTTACACATTCTATATCAACAATAGTTCGTTAAAAATATAGTTTCGAGTCACGCAGCAATTGCTGCAAACTCAATGAGTTCTTTGACAAGTTTATCATTTAATCTTCTGTTCGGTTTAATGCCAGACACGCAAATAAATCGTTCAAGCAGATAAGCGTTGTGTATCATCGTTTTACATGATGCCATCGAAAAGGGGATGCCTCTCTCCTTTGCCAACACCTTTGCCAGGTTGACTGAGGTAAGAGATGCATTAAAGTTGAACGATAGCTTTGCTACATCCCTTGCCTGCGATTGCATCAGTCCGGTGAAGCCTTTTGCATCCCTGAAGCAAAACTCGATCTGAAAACGGGTGCGGTAAAATTCTATAACATCTTTTCCACTCATCTTAGGATTGGTAGAGAAGAACAGTTTTGGCTTTTTCCCATCTTTGGAATACCAGACGACAAGCCTGACCATCTGTTTAAGTGATTTGGAATAGGCTACCAAGGTGTAGAGATCACCGTTATCAACATTGATCTTTTGCACTCTGGTTGTATCCAGGTTGGCCATATCAATCTTTCCGTCGTAGAGTTTAGGCCTGCCTTTCTTGCCCGTTGGTTTCTGCAGTGTTGGATAATAAAGTGCGGCATCATCCCTGAAACGGCTGACCAGATCAAATTTCATCTCTTGCAGACCCGTAACAAAGTTGTTCTTTGCGAAGTAGGCATCGGCAACCACGTAACGGCTTGTCCGATGGAGTTTATCCCGCATCGATTTAATGACCAGCAGGTACCAGTCAATCAGGTTGGCATCACGAC
This genomic window from Dysgonomonadaceae bacterium zrk40 contains:
- a CDS encoding glycosyltransferase family 4 protein translates to MKILLINTSDIRGGAAIAAFRLMNALNANGQHAKLMVREKLSDNDNVVQVGGNLANRWNFIAERTRIFAHNRFSRKNLFDVSIADRGLSIVNHPLFRDADVIHLHWINQGMLSLKEIGRILASGKKVVWTMHDMWPFTGICHHAAGCDHYESSCGRCPYLAAPSQKDLSHERFRIKQNTYAHGKITFVACSHWLKELAEKSPLTRGHQLLSIPNPIDTTRYRPMDKKEMRDRLGLPQEKKLLLFAAAKASDSRKGTRYLAEASQILAAQRNDIHMLIAGNQAEEMLQQLALPATALGYVNPDDMPALYNAADLYVTPSLLENLPNTIMEAMACGTPCVGFNTGGIPEMIDHRVNGYVARYRDAADLAEGIVWSLGESVWSDLSQSASAKTTLHYDASVVVYQYIDTYHA
- a CDS encoding glycosyltransferase, which produces MHKLSVITVTFNAATTLERTLRSVGEQSWPHLEHMVIDGGSDDGTLELINGQQHERLHWVSEPDKGLYDAMNKGAAMATGDYLCFLNAGDTFFAADSVEQIMSTFDEASAPDIIYGETAIVDDAGTFLHMRRLKAPDNLGWKSFRQGMVVCHQAFIVKRELFEPYDLAYHYSSDFDWSIRMMKKAKTIHNSRLTLINYLNEGMTTRNRKASLKERYRIMALHYGRLSTFAHHLWFIVRALVK
- a CDS encoding RNA methyltransferase, with protein sequence MSRRKLKLEELNRISVEEFHEAEKIPLTVVLDNVRSQHNIGSVFRTGDAFRVEEILLCGITATPPNAEIHKTALGAEDSVQWRYIDETLTAVRLLQESGYIVYAVEQAEKSLSLAQVKLQTDKKYAVVLGHEVHGVQQAVVDACDGCIEIPQYGTKHSLNVSVATGIVIWDFFRQLSR
- a CDS encoding UDP-2,3-diacylglucosamine diphosphatase — protein: MKNKIYFLSDAHLGSKSHPDSRETERRLCRWLKSVRKDARAIYLLGDIFDYWFEYRYVVPKGYTRLLGKLAELTDSGVEIHFFIGNHDIWLTDYLSVECGLILHFEPLVTDIDGKRFFLAHGDGLGDDSRSFHLLRKIFHSRFLRRCFSAVHPGLTIPLAHAWSNSSRLYGGVQEYLGEEREHLVLFSKEKLKENPGINYFIFGHRHILLDLPIADKSQVVILGDWITYFSYAEFDGERLTLKRWEE
- a CDS encoding DUF59 domain-containing protein codes for the protein MNEELQELQDKIVVMLKTVYDPEIPVNIYDLGMIYDVDVDDYNNVTIEMTFTSPACPAADFILMDVQMKVESIEEVNKVDINLTFDPPWDRSMMSEEALFELGMM
- the radC gene encoding DNA repair protein RadC, whose protein sequence is MSKLSIKQWAEEDRPREKLLLKGVAALSDSELIAILIGSGNDQESAVELGRRILLDTGNDLNRLGRMGVNDLVKQYRGIGEAKAVSVIAALELGRRRRSAEAVERQKITSSRDAYEHFYPILCDLNHEETWALLTDRSNKVLNTLQVSRGGISGTVVDIRLILREALGHYASGILLGHNHPSGNCTASPQDTQITRKLKEAAQWMDITLLDHIIVCGDSYYSFADEGII
- a CDS encoding sodium:solute symporter family protein, which codes for MHTIDILIFIVYMLFVLGIGIYFLRKNKNADDYYVGGRSMGSSVIGLSVVATDVGGGFSIGLGGLGFLMGLSGSWMLFTGLLGAWLSAVFLIPKAGKLSKRLKLYTFPQLFEFFYSPRVALLAGIISAVGYIGFTSSQLLAGAKLASATFEGLDMTTALIFMGVIAVAYTAMGGLKAVIYTDVVQWIILLAGLILIGIPLGYHAIGGMEAIRATLPEEFLKLNNIGWPTILNWAVTIIPIWFVGMTLYQRIYATRTPKEAQKAWYIAGAFEWPIMAFMGVILGLFARVAFENGMFAYMGFAPGEMMDAEMGLPLLLRTILPVGLMGLMMAAYFSAVMSTADSCIMAASGNIESDILKKIRPLPKSKRARLIQSQLITLGIGLLGLLIALRMENVLELMLHSYAFMVSGLFVPVLGAFFTKRGSATGAFWSMITGGATTLTLTLLSVKLPYGLDPNIFGITAAAICFLLLSKLFPGRRNVID